The proteins below come from a single Acidobacteriota bacterium genomic window:
- the gatA gene encoding Asp-tRNA(Asn)/Glu-tRNA(Gln) amidotransferase subunit GatA encodes MEAIHRLYATGEAKPSDVVSAALDRIEAANPRLNAFLTINRKAALERAHALDAEIQTQLQTQPLAGIPVAIKDNMCTTGLRTTAGSRILGDYAPPYTATAVAKLEAAGAIIVAKTNLDEFAMGGSNENSAFGPARNPHNPDYVPGGSSGGSAIAVAADCVPVSLGSDTGGSIRQPASFCGVVGLKPTYGRVSRYGLVAFASSLDQIGPFAHTVKDAARVLQVIAGRDRYDATSANVDVPDYTAHLNAGVQGLRIGVPPECFGEGLHPEVKASVEAALKQLEAQGAQLVEVHLPHTQYAIAAYYIIATAEASSNLARYDGVRYGFRAEEARTLAELYRKTRDLGFGAEVKRRIMLGTFALSSGYYDAYYEKAQRVRTMLVQDFERAFEHCDVIATPTAPTPPFKIGEKSDDPLAMYLGDIYTVTLNLVGLPGISVPCGSSSEGLPIGLQLVGKPFDESRLLQTARVCEGQ; translated from the coding sequence ATCGAAGCCATTCACAGGCTCTACGCCACCGGTGAGGCCAAACCGAGCGACGTTGTCAGCGCGGCGCTCGACCGCATCGAAGCGGCCAATCCGCGCCTCAACGCCTTTCTGACGATCAACCGCAAGGCCGCGCTCGAACGCGCCCACGCGCTCGACGCAGAGATTCAAACACAACTGCAAACGCAGCCGCTGGCCGGCATTCCCGTTGCCATCAAAGACAACATGTGCACGACCGGACTGCGCACGACCGCCGGTTCGCGCATCCTCGGCGATTACGCGCCGCCGTACACCGCCACCGCCGTCGCCAAACTCGAAGCCGCCGGCGCGATCATCGTCGCCAAAACCAACCTCGACGAATTTGCGATGGGCGGCTCGAATGAAAACTCCGCCTTTGGCCCCGCGCGCAACCCGCACAATCCCGACTACGTGCCCGGCGGCAGTTCCGGCGGTTCCGCCATCGCCGTCGCGGCGGATTGCGTGCCCGTTTCCCTCGGCTCCGACACGGGCGGCTCGATTCGCCAACCAGCCTCGTTCTGTGGCGTAGTCGGGTTGAAACCAACCTATGGCCGCGTGTCGCGCTACGGCCTGGTGGCCTTTGCCTCCTCGCTTGATCAAATCGGCCCCTTCGCGCACACGGTCAAAGACGCCGCGCGCGTGTTGCAAGTCATCGCCGGACGCGACCGTTACGACGCGACCTCGGCAAACGTGGACGTGCCCGATTACACAGCGCATTTGAATGCCGGTGTGCAGGGCTTGCGCATCGGCGTCCCGCCCGAATGCTTTGGCGAAGGCTTGCACCCCGAAGTCAAAGCCAGCGTCGAAGCCGCGCTCAAACAACTGGAAGCGCAAGGCGCGCAGCTTGTCGAAGTGCATTTGCCGCACACCCAGTATGCGATTGCTGCCTATTACATCATCGCTACGGCGGAGGCTTCGTCGAATCTGGCGCGTTACGATGGCGTGCGCTACGGCTTCCGCGCCGAAGAAGCGCGCACGCTGGCCGAGCTGTATCGCAAGACGCGCGACCTGGGCTTCGGCGCCGAAGTCAAACGCCGCATCATGCTCGGTACCTTCGCGTTGTCGTCAGGTTATTACGACGCCTATTACGAAAAAGCCCAGCGCGTGCGCACGATGCTGGTGCAAGATTTCGAGCGGGCTTTTGAACACTGCGACGTAATTGCCACGCCGACCGCGCCGACGCCGCCCTTTAAGATCGGCGAAAAGTCGGATGATCCGCTGGCGATGTACCTGGGCGACATTTACACGGTGACGCTCAATCTGGTGGGCCTGCCGGGTATCAGCGTGCCGTGTGGGAGTTCGAGCGAAGGTTTGCCGATTGGTTTGCAGTTGGTTGGGAAGCCGTTTGATGAGTCGAGATTGTTGCAGACGGCGCGTGTTTGCGAAGGACAATAA
- the gatC gene encoding Asp-tRNA(Asn)/Glu-tRNA(Gln) amidotransferase subunit GatC — protein MPITKPEVEKIAQLSNLELTAEETETFATQLSAIVEYIDQLNALDTSAVKPWQQRSAGELQASFAARADRVEPSLGTAKALEQAPEHDEGHFLVPRVIGG, from the coding sequence ATGCCGATCACGAAACCCGAAGTTGAAAAGATCGCTCAATTGTCCAATTTGGAATTGACGGCGGAAGAGACTGAAACGTTTGCCACGCAGCTTTCCGCCATCGTCGAGTACATTGACCAGCTCAATGCGCTCGACACTTCAGCCGTAAAACCGTGGCAACAGCGCAGCGCGGGCGAATTACAAGCGTCATTTGCCGCACGCGCTGACCGTGTCGAGCCGAGCCTCGGCACCGCGAAGGCACTGGAACAAGCGCCGGAACACGATGAAGGGCACTTCCTCGTACCGCGCGTGATTGGCGGGTGA
- a CDS encoding DUF721 domain-containing protein, whose amino-acid sequence MNSLLKLLPTMIRLSGDNEEVREQAVFTAWRTIAGKSLARSCVPFRLYQKQLVIAVQDLTWKKQMEAVAGEFLFRLNSLLGAPFVTFIEFRVDPHHVLDTRQPDEQGFEFQHTAELTEELRSAAEQIKDEALRAQFLRAAAKYLERTGG is encoded by the coding sequence ATGAATAGCTTGCTCAAACTGCTGCCCACGATGATCCGCCTGTCGGGCGACAACGAAGAGGTGCGCGAGCAGGCAGTGTTCACCGCGTGGCGCACGATTGCCGGAAAATCGCTGGCGCGTTCCTGTGTGCCGTTTCGGCTGTATCAAAAGCAGTTGGTCATTGCCGTGCAGGATTTGACCTGGAAAAAGCAGATGGAAGCCGTCGCGGGCGAATTCCTCTTCCGGCTCAATTCGTTGCTGGGCGCGCCGTTCGTGACGTTTATCGAGTTTCGCGTTGACCCGCATCATGTGCTCGACACACGCCAGCCCGATGAGCAGGGCTTTGAATTTCAACACACGGCGGAACTGACGGAAGAACTGCGCAGCGCCGCCGAACAGATCAAGGATGAAGCATTGCGCGCTCAGTTTTTGCGCGCCGCCGCGAAGTATTTGGAACGAACTGGAGGATAG
- a CDS encoding nuclear transport factor 2 family protein yields MNRFSNINTTPQELRRLEVEIFEAIKSKNITALGRLLYDHFSYRSPGEDPVNKEDFLKLIAAIPVKYVALWGEELRVNVFADTAIVTGIQLSKTRDNEGAEEITAVSFTDVFVLRHGRWMLALAHTTDLEEVPEKYRVENRAEG; encoded by the coding sequence GTGAACAGATTTTCGAATATCAATACCACTCCACAAGAACTGCGCCGCCTGGAAGTCGAAATCTTCGAGGCGATCAAAAGCAAAAACATCACGGCGCTCGGCCGCTTGCTCTATGACCATTTTTCCTACCGCAGTCCTGGCGAAGACCCGGTCAACAAAGAAGATTTCCTCAAATTGATTGCCGCGATTCCGGTCAAATACGTGGCGCTCTGGGGCGAAGAGTTGCGCGTCAACGTCTTTGCCGACACCGCCATCGTGACCGGCATCCAACTCAGCAAGACGCGCGACAACGAGGGCGCCGAAGAAATCACCGCCGTCAGCTTCACCGATGTTTTCGTGTTGCGGCATGGACGCTGGATGTTGGCCCTTGCGCACACGACCGATCTGGAAGAAGTGCCGGAAAAATATCGCGTCGAGAATCGCGCCGAGGGCTAA